In Chlamydia serpentis, the following are encoded in one genomic region:
- the omcB gene encoding outer membrane complex protein OmcB: MSKLIRRVVTVLALTSMASCFASGGIEAAVAESLITKIVASAETKPAPVPVTAKKVRLVRKNKQPVEQNSRGAFCDKEFYPCEEGRGCQPLEAQQESCYGRLYSVKVNDDCNVEICQSVPEYATVGSPYPIEILAIGKKDCVDVVITQQLPCEAEFVSSDPETVPTNDGKLIWKIDRLGQGDRCKITVWVKPLKEGCCFTAATVCACPELRSYTKCGQPAICIKQEGPECACLRCPVCYKIEVVNTGSAIARNVTVDNPVPDGYSHASGQRVLSFNLGDMKPGDKKVFAVEFCPQKRGQVTNIATVTYCGGHKCSASVTTIVNEPCVQVNISGADWSYVCKPVEYAISVSNPGDLILHDVVIQDNLPSGVTVLEAPGGEICCNKVVWRIKEMCPGETLQFKVVVKAQVPGRFTNQVAVTSQSDCGSCTCCAEATTHWKGLAATHMCVLDTNDPICVGENTVYRICVTNRGSAEDTNVSLILKFSKELQPIASSGPTKGTISGNTVVFDALPKLGSKESVEFSVTLKGIAPGDARGEAILSSDTLTSPVSDTENTHVY, translated from the coding sequence ATGTCCAAACTCATCAGACGAGTAGTTACGGTCCTTGCGCTAACGAGTATGGCGAGTTGCTTTGCCAGCGGGGGTATAGAGGCCGCTGTAGCAGAGTCTCTGATTACTAAGATCGTCGCTAGTGCAGAAACAAAGCCAGCACCTGTTCCTGTAACAGCGAAGAAGGTTAGACTTGTCCGTAAAAATAAACAACCAGTTGAACAAAATAGCCGTGGGGCTTTTTGTGATAAAGAATTTTATCCCTGTGAAGAGGGAAGAGGATGTCAACCTTTAGAGGCTCAACAAGAGTCTTGCTATGGAAGGCTATATTCTGTAAAAGTAAATGATGACTGCAACGTAGAAATTTGTCAGTCTGTTCCAGAATATGCTACTGTAGGATCTCCTTATCCTATCGAAATCCTTGCTATTGGCAAAAAAGATTGTGTTGATGTTGTGATTACACAACAACTTCCTTGCGAAGCTGAATTTGTAAGTAGTGATCCAGAAACAGTTCCTACGAATGATGGGAAATTAATCTGGAAAATCGATCGTTTAGGCCAAGGCGATAGATGTAAAATTACTGTATGGGTCAAACCTCTTAAGGAAGGTTGTTGCTTCACAGCTGCTACTGTATGTGCTTGTCCGGAACTTCGATCGTATACTAAATGTGGTCAGCCAGCCATTTGTATTAAACAAGAAGGACCTGAGTGTGCTTGCCTAAGATGTCCTGTATGTTACAAAATAGAAGTAGTAAATACGGGATCAGCTATCGCTCGTAACGTAACGGTAGATAATCCAGTTCCTGACGGCTATTCTCATGCTTCTGGTCAAAGAGTACTTTCTTTTAATCTAGGCGATATGAAACCTGGAGATAAAAAAGTATTTGCAGTTGAATTCTGCCCTCAAAAAAGAGGACAGGTGACCAATATTGCTACTGTAACTTACTGCGGTGGACACAAGTGTTCGGCAAGTGTAACAACAATTGTTAATGAACCCTGTGTACAGGTAAATATTTCTGGTGCTGATTGGTCTTACGTATGTAAACCGGTTGAGTACGCAATCTCAGTATCCAATCCTGGGGATTTGATTCTTCATGATGTTGTTATTCAAGACAATTTGCCTTCTGGTGTTACAGTGCTTGAGGCTCCTGGTGGAGAAATTTGCTGTAATAAAGTTGTTTGGCGTATCAAAGAGATGTGCCCAGGCGAAACTCTACAGTTTAAAGTTGTGGTGAAAGCCCAGGTTCCTGGAAGATTTACAAATCAGGTTGCAGTAACTAGCCAGTCTGATTGTGGATCCTGCACTTGCTGCGCAGAAGCAACAACGCATTGGAAAGGTTTAGCAGCGACTCATATGTGCGTATTAGATACAAATGATCCTATCTGTGTAGGAGAAAATACAGTGTATCGTATTTGCGTAACTAACCGTGGTTCTGCTGAAGATACGAACGTATCTCTGATTTTGAAGTTTTCAAAAGAACTTCAGCCAATCGCTTCTTCAGGGCCAACCAAAGGAACGATTTCAGGTAATACGGTTGTTTTCGATGCCTTACCTAAACTTGGATCGAAAGAATCAGTAGAGTTTTCTGTTACATTGAAAGGTATCGCTCCTGGGGATGCTCGTGGCGAAGCTATTCTTTCTTCTGATACGTTAACTTCACCCGTATCGGATACAGAAAACACCCATGTGTATTAA
- a CDS encoding small cysteine-rich outer membrane protein, producing the protein MKKAVLIAAMFCGVVGLSSCCRIVDCCFEDPCAPCNPCEAMRKKDKCSTNNSCGSYSPSCSNPCGSSECNSVQGPQVKGCTPSDGRCKQ; encoded by the coding sequence ATGAAAAAAGCTGTTTTAATCGCTGCAATGTTTTGTGGTGTTGTTGGCTTAAGTAGCTGTTGCCGCATTGTAGATTGTTGTTTTGAAGATCCTTGTGCCCCCTGTAATCCTTGTGAAGCAATGAGAAAGAAAGATAAATGTTCTACCAATAATTCGTGTGGATCTTACTCTCCTTCTTGTTCTAATCCATGCGGTTCATCAGAGTGTAACAGTGTTCAAGGTCCACAAGTTAAAGGCTGTACACCCTCTGATGGCAGATGTAAACAGTAA
- the gltX gene encoding glutamate--tRNA ligase: MNWENVRVRVAPSPTGDPHVGTAYMALFNEIFAKRFKGKMVLRIEDTDRTRSREDYEQNIFAALHWCGIQWDEGPDVGGPYGPYRQSERTEIYQGYVDALLKTEYAYKCFATPEELAEMRAVANTLGYRGGYDRRYRYLSPEEVSLRETSGQPYTVRLKVPLSGECIFEDYSKGRVVFPWADVDDQVLVKSDGFPTYHFANVIDDHLMGITHVLRGEEWLSSTPKHLLLYQAFGWEPPVFLHMPLLLNPDGTKLSKRKNPTSIFYYRDTGYVKEAFVNFLTLMGYSMESDEEIYPLERIITNFNPRRIGKSGAVFDIQKLDWINKYYLNHKASPKALLEELKGWLLNDEFLLKILPLCQSRIANLAEFIKLTSFFFSAFLEYSVEELLPSALPAQQAALVLYSYVKYLEKSDQWTKDNSYSGSKWLAQAFNIDHKKTIIPLLYVALTGKRKGLPLFDSLEILGKPRARARLLHAQKLLGGVPKKLTIAIDRFMERDDFQESTFDLNLYN; this comes from the coding sequence ATGAATTGGGAAAATGTCCGTGTTAGGGTAGCTCCTTCTCCTACAGGAGATCCTCATGTAGGTACCGCTTACATGGCTCTGTTTAACGAAATCTTTGCAAAGCGATTTAAAGGGAAGATGGTTCTCCGTATCGAAGATACGGACAGAACGCGTAGTCGTGAAGACTACGAACAAAATATCTTTGCAGCTCTTCATTGGTGTGGGATCCAGTGGGATGAGGGGCCTGACGTGGGAGGCCCTTACGGCCCCTATCGTCAGTCGGAACGCACGGAAATTTATCAAGGGTATGTTGATGCTCTTTTGAAGACAGAGTATGCTTATAAGTGCTTTGCGACTCCCGAAGAACTAGCTGAAATGCGCGCTGTTGCAAATACCCTTGGTTATCGGGGTGGCTATGACCGTAGGTATCGTTACCTCTCCCCAGAAGAGGTCTCGTTAAGAGAGACTTCGGGTCAACCCTATACCGTCCGTCTTAAAGTTCCTCTTTCAGGAGAATGTATTTTTGAAGACTATAGTAAAGGAAGAGTTGTTTTCCCTTGGGCAGATGTTGATGATCAGGTTTTAGTAAAGTCGGATGGATTCCCTACTTATCATTTCGCTAACGTAATTGATGACCATCTCATGGGAATCACTCATGTTTTAAGGGGGGAGGAATGGTTAAGCTCCACTCCTAAGCATCTTCTACTTTATCAAGCTTTTGGTTGGGAGCCCCCTGTATTTCTTCATATGCCCCTTCTGCTTAATCCTGATGGCACAAAACTTTCAAAAAGAAAAAATCCAACCTCTATTTTCTATTACCGTGACACAGGATATGTAAAAGAAGCTTTTGTTAACTTCCTAACCCTTATGGGTTATAGCATGGAAAGTGATGAAGAGATTTACCCTCTAGAGCGTATTATAACAAACTTTAATCCTCGACGTATTGGAAAGTCGGGGGCTGTTTTTGATATCCAAAAGCTTGATTGGATTAATAAGTACTACCTTAATCACAAAGCTTCTCCCAAAGCTTTATTAGAAGAACTTAAGGGGTGGTTGCTCAATGATGAATTTTTATTGAAAATACTTCCTTTATGCCAATCTCGGATTGCCAATCTAGCGGAATTTATCAAACTGACCTCCTTTTTTTTCTCAGCATTTCTAGAGTATAGTGTTGAAGAGCTCCTTCCTTCGGCTCTTCCCGCACAGCAAGCTGCTCTCGTTCTTTACAGCTATGTAAAGTATCTTGAGAAATCGGATCAATGGACAAAAGATAATAGTTACTCTGGTTCCAAGTGGCTCGCTCAAGCGTTCAATATTGATCATAAAAAAACTATTATTCCTCTCCTCTATGTTGCTCTTACTGGAAAGAGAAAAGGATTACCTCTTTTTGACTCTTTAGAAATTCTAGGGAAGCCTCGAGCAAGGGCTCGTCTTTTGCACGCACAAAAACTTCTGGGAGGAGTTCCTAAGAAGTTGACGATAGCTATAGATAGGTTCATGGAAAGAGACGATTTTCAAGAATCTACCTTTGATTTAAACTTATATAATTAG
- a CDS encoding helix-turn-helix domain-containing protein — protein MACEQHEECYEIEEQEEVENVKNSDTTWVSITQAAKLHNVTRQAIYVAIKQKKLRASKETRWEIDIKDLEEYKRNRYSRKKSLYQGELVFDNGKGCYSINQVAQILGVPVQKIYYATRTGTIRGERKGAAWVIHVSEIERYKSEYLSKQTAKKLKEAALKEPQTSNFESSTEIFSELN, from the coding sequence ATGGCGTGCGAACAACATGAGGAATGCTACGAAATAGAAGAACAAGAAGAAGTTGAGAATGTCAAAAACTCAGATACAACATGGGTATCGATAACTCAAGCTGCTAAACTACATAACGTAACTAGGCAGGCAATTTATGTAGCAATTAAACAGAAAAAACTTAGGGCTTCTAAAGAAACGCGTTGGGAAATAGATATCAAAGATTTGGAAGAGTACAAACGTAATCGTTACTCTAGAAAGAAATCTTTGTATCAAGGAGAGCTGGTTTTTGATAACGGTAAAGGATGCTACTCTATCAATCAAGTTGCTCAGATTTTAGGTGTGCCTGTACAAAAAATTTATTATGCAACTCGTACTGGAACAATACGAGGAGAGCGTAAAGGAGCCGCTTGGGTGATTCACGTATCTGAAATCGAAAGATATAAGAGCGAGTATCTGAGTAAGCAGACCGCTAAAAAATTAAAAGAAGCTGCATTGAAAGAACCCCAGACTTCGAATTTTGAATCTTCCACTGAAATTTTTTCTGAACTTAATTAA
- a CDS encoding CPn0927/CPn0928 family alpha/beta hydrolase fold protein codes for MSFAITSEQYAPVFDRHPEPSIQMFSSDRERTSWEKRQAHPYLYRLISIVWTIVKVLLGLIFFIPLGLFWVIQKISQNCVVPAAGGWLLRSICQDSYLLRKAYAARLVSASFREHISSVRRVVLQYDDLLIDGLELRFANAKPDRWMLISNGNSDCLEYRTILQGQNDWMLRIAEGSQANVLIFNYPGVMLSQGKVTKNNLVKSFQGCVRYLRDESEGPHARQIIAYGYSLGASIQAEALSREVTDSSDGIQWFAIKDRGARSIGGVAQQFIGRLGSLIANLTDWNIDSEAKSKVLRCPELFIYGTDCAGNLVGDGLFARRTCFAEQFLDSKNLKSCLGKKIPVSQIGLRHDHVLSDEVIQTIIGHIRSYFDN; via the coding sequence ATGTCCTTTGCTATTACAAGCGAACAGTACGCACCTGTATTCGATAGACATCCTGAACCCTCAATTCAGATGTTCTCTTCTGATCGGGAACGAACTTCTTGGGAAAAGAGACAAGCGCATCCTTATCTTTATCGTCTTATAAGTATCGTATGGACGATTGTTAAAGTTCTTCTTGGCTTAATCTTCTTCATTCCTCTAGGTCTGTTCTGGGTCATTCAGAAGATCAGTCAGAATTGTGTTGTTCCTGCAGCAGGAGGCTGGCTTCTTAGAAGCATATGTCAAGATTCTTATTTATTAAGAAAAGCTTACGCAGCTCGTTTGGTCTCAGCCTCATTTCGAGAACACATCTCCTCTGTTCGAAGAGTCGTTCTGCAGTATGATGATCTATTGATTGATGGATTGGAGTTGCGATTCGCTAATGCTAAACCTGATCGATGGATGCTAATTTCTAACGGGAACTCTGATTGTTTGGAATACAGGACTATCCTACAGGGACAAAATGACTGGATGTTACGTATAGCCGAAGGATCTCAAGCTAATGTTCTGATCTTTAATTATCCAGGCGTAATGTTGAGTCAAGGAAAGGTAACAAAAAACAATTTAGTAAAATCTTTTCAGGGATGTGTACGCTATCTTAGAGATGAATCAGAAGGCCCTCATGCGCGTCAGATTATTGCCTATGGTTATTCTTTGGGAGCCAGTATTCAAGCTGAAGCCTTGAGTAGGGAAGTCACAGATAGTAGCGACGGTATTCAATGGTTTGCTATTAAAGATCGTGGAGCTCGTTCTATAGGAGGAGTTGCTCAACAGTTTATTGGAAGACTGGGTTCTTTAATAGCCAATCTTACCGACTGGAATATTGATTCGGAAGCAAAAAGTAAGGTTTTGCGTTGTCCTGAACTGTTTATCTATGGAACTGATTGTGCAGGGAACCTAGTTGGTGATGGACTGTTCGCAAGGCGTACCTGCTTTGCAGAACAATTCTTAGATTCCAAAAATCTCAAAAGCTGTTTAGGCAAGAAAATTCCCGTATCTCAGATTGGTTTAAGACATGATCACGTGCTTTCTGATGAGGTGATTCAAACCATTATAGGTCATATTCGTAGCTATTTTGATAATTAG
- the recJ gene encoding single-stranded-DNA-specific exonuclease RecJ, producing the protein MTNLDNVSAAGLSWVYPKEDPAFLAMIIKEFHLPPIVAQIFISRGFQTIQEIHKFLYSHLSSLYDPGLFLDMSKAVERLLLARDRKEHVMIYGDSDVDGMTGVALLVEFLREIDIRVSYFFLGAILKQHGETTTLIAKLKKEQVSLLITVDCGITAGKEVSDITRQGIDVIITDHHMPTGKMPHCIATLNPKLRDHTYPNRELTGVGVAFKLARGVLNALTSRNLVSKNQHNLKKLLDLVTLGTITDVGVLLGENRLMVRYGIKEIARGSRIGLNKLCALAGVERSEVTSTDIVLKIAPKLNSLGRLDDPEKGVELLLTQDSQRADILIAELDNINKERQRIEAEVFQDIQEILNSNADLLKQAAIVLSSMKWHARVIPIISARLAKTYNKPVVIIAIQGGVGKGSARTIGSFPLLGVLKKCSSLLLSYGGHDFAAGIIIKEDKVEDFKKKFIHLVHSSLKKRDALPHLEIDAYADFDAIDHDLLSSMELFEPFGKGNLMPVFCSKVVQVRYPKVLPGNHLKLYLSQKERNLEGVAFGMGDHASALKARWHVPLEVAYTPRLSQTSGSGVIHLLVRDFRIALDSNF; encoded by the coding sequence ATGACAAATTTAGATAATGTTTCGGCAGCAGGGTTATCCTGGGTTTATCCCAAGGAAGATCCTGCATTTCTTGCAATGATTATCAAAGAATTCCATCTTCCCCCTATAGTCGCTCAGATCTTTATCTCAAGAGGATTTCAAACAATTCAGGAAATTCATAAATTCTTGTACAGTCATCTTTCGAGCCTTTATGATCCTGGATTATTTTTAGATATGTCCAAAGCTGTAGAACGCTTACTGCTAGCTCGAGATCGCAAAGAACATGTCATGATTTATGGAGATAGTGATGTCGATGGGATGACAGGTGTTGCCCTTCTTGTAGAATTTCTAAGAGAAATCGATATTCGTGTAAGCTATTTTTTTCTTGGTGCGATACTGAAACAGCATGGAGAAACTACTACGCTCATTGCTAAACTAAAAAAAGAGCAAGTTTCGTTATTAATCACTGTAGACTGTGGAATTACTGCAGGGAAAGAAGTCAGTGATATTACAAGGCAGGGTATTGATGTGATCATTACAGATCACCACATGCCTACAGGGAAAATGCCTCACTGTATAGCTACCCTAAACCCTAAATTGCGCGACCATACTTACCCTAACAGAGAACTTACAGGAGTAGGGGTTGCTTTTAAGCTCGCCAGGGGAGTGTTAAATGCACTGACCTCTAGAAATCTTGTCTCTAAAAATCAACACAATCTAAAAAAGTTATTAGATCTTGTCACCTTAGGAACAATTACTGATGTTGGCGTCTTATTAGGAGAAAATCGTCTTATGGTTCGCTATGGGATTAAAGAAATTGCTAGAGGCTCCCGAATCGGACTGAATAAGCTGTGTGCATTGGCAGGAGTAGAAAGAAGTGAAGTCACCTCTACGGATATAGTTCTAAAGATCGCACCAAAACTAAATAGCTTAGGACGCTTAGATGACCCTGAAAAAGGTGTCGAACTTTTGCTTACCCAAGATAGTCAAAGAGCAGATATTCTTATCGCTGAACTGGATAACATAAATAAAGAAAGGCAGAGAATAGAAGCAGAGGTATTCCAAGATATTCAGGAAATTTTAAATAGTAATGCAGACCTTTTAAAGCAGGCTGCTATAGTTCTCTCATCAATGAAGTGGCATGCTCGTGTTATTCCAATTATCTCAGCACGTCTTGCTAAAACGTATAACAAACCTGTAGTAATCATTGCTATCCAAGGAGGAGTGGGAAAAGGCTCTGCAAGAACTATAGGATCGTTCCCTCTGCTTGGAGTTTTGAAAAAATGCTCTTCTCTTCTTCTATCCTATGGAGGACATGATTTTGCTGCGGGGATAATTATAAAAGAAGATAAAGTCGAAGATTTTAAAAAGAAATTTATTCACCTTGTCCATTCATCTTTGAAAAAACGGGATGCTCTTCCTCATCTTGAAATCGATGCATATGCTGATTTTGACGCTATAGATCATGACCTTTTATCTTCCATGGAATTGTTCGAACCTTTTGGAAAAGGAAACCTCATGCCTGTATTCTGTTCGAAAGTTGTCCAAGTGCGCTATCCTAAAGTATTGCCAGGGAACCATCTTAAGCTCTATCTTAGTCAAAAAGAAAGGAATCTTGAAGGCGTAGCCTTTGGTATGGGGGATCATGCTTCTGCATTAAAAGCACGTTGGCATGTACCTCTGGAGGTTGCTTATACACCACGTCTATCCCAAACTTCGGGATCAGGGGTGATTCATCTCCTTGTCCGTGATTTTCGTATTGCTTTAGACTCTAATTTTTAA